Proteins from a genomic interval of Caldilineales bacterium:
- a CDS encoding D-glycerate dehydrogenase, which translates to MSPAANPPSPSLPRVFLTRVLPEAARAPLLAAPIALDVWPEPGPPPYEALCERVAGCDGLLCLLTDRIDAALLEAAGPGLRVVSQMAVGVDNIDLAACTARGIPVGHTPGVLTEATADLTLALMLATARRLVEAANDVRAGRWRTWDPLGWVGPDLHGSTVGIIGLGRIGAAVARRLAGFGVTLLYHNPRPSPLAADLGATWVDFAELLARSDFISLHCPYSAATHHLIDASALAQMKPAAVLINTARGGVVDQTALVEALASGRIAAAGLDVTTPEPLPPHHPLLALPNVVVLPHIGSASLPTRVRMAEMAVENLLAGLAGRALPHCANRAVLLLAPDRSSASQ; encoded by the coding sequence ATGTCGCCAGCTGCCAACCCCCCATCGCCCTCCCTTCCCCGCGTCTTCCTCACCCGCGTTCTGCCGGAGGCGGCCAGGGCGCCGTTGTTGGCGGCGCCCATCGCCCTCGATGTCTGGCCGGAACCGGGGCCGCCGCCGTATGAGGCGCTGTGCGAGCGCGTGGCCGGCTGCGATGGGCTGCTGTGCCTGCTGACCGACCGCATCGACGCCGCCCTGCTGGAGGCAGCCGGGCCAGGGCTGCGCGTGGTCAGCCAGATGGCGGTGGGGGTGGACAACATCGATCTCGCCGCCTGTACGGCGCGGGGCATCCCCGTGGGCCACACGCCCGGCGTGCTGACCGAGGCCACCGCCGACCTGACCCTGGCCCTGATGCTGGCCACGGCCCGGCGGCTGGTCGAGGCCGCCAACGATGTGCGGGCCGGCCGCTGGCGCACCTGGGATCCCCTGGGCTGGGTTGGACCGGACTTGCACGGCAGCACCGTCGGTATTATCGGCCTCGGGCGCATCGGCGCCGCCGTCGCCCGCCGTCTGGCCGGGTTCGGCGTCACCCTCCTCTATCACAACCCCCGCCCCAGCCCGCTGGCAGCCGACCTGGGCGCGACCTGGGTCGATTTCGCCGAATTGCTGGCCCGCAGCGACTTCATCAGCCTGCACTGCCCCTACTCGGCGGCCACCCACCACCTGATCGACGCCTCCGCCCTGGCGCAGATGAAGCCGGCCGCTGTCCTGATCAACACCGCCCGCGGGGGCGTGGTCGATCAGACCGCCCTGGTCGAGGCGCTGGCCTCTGGCCGCATCGCCGCCGCCGGGCTGGATGTGACCACGCCCGAACCGCTTCCTCCCCATCATCCCCTGCTGGCCCTGCCGAACGTCGTCGTCCTGCCGCACATCGGCAGCGCCAGCCTGCCCACTCGCGTCCGCATGGCCGAGATGGCGGTCGAGAATCTGCTGGCGGGGCTGGCGGGGCGGGCCTTGCCGCATTGCGCCAACCGCGCCGTTTTGCTCCTGGCCCCTGACCGCTCAAGCGCCAGCCAATGA